In Halorubrum sp. PV6, a single window of DNA contains:
- a CDS encoding stage II sporulation protein M, whose product MDLSAAVSATAATLRRRPADLLPFYLLGTAIPVIARMGLFVALAGTYLHFELTGRLADARRALAELDVTPPETQDPEALQAWAESIGPALEPLASPTAVLLVTAGTVATLLLAVLTYAAVSAGQMSAVAGRIRGQRGLTAGIDGVRRRWVTFLGLYVAEFVVWAGVVSLAAVAVGGAFLVNPFLGAAVALFGLLVVLVVLLAVRAVFAFAPSAVVIDETGVVGAVEGAGGFIRANPVDALAYLVVAVGVLVAVSSVTSALAFLGGGAVVALGSAVVAAPALDLLKTALYGDHRGVLAPVEPVGASLRAQFVGGVRRGWREMRTFVRDTPGLHAVAVLVGVAFGAVGWLAVDPFVGAVTTSIESRLVGHLPPAAALNFFGNNWSVAIATAFAGTALGLPALSSVAFNSVALGAIAALEENLAALLAFVAPHGIFELPALFISGALGIHLGIASWRAFRGRLSRERFADALERAFWVSIGVGVLIAVAAVIEGFVSPYYWRPFL is encoded by the coding sequence ATGGACCTATCAGCCGCCGTTTCCGCCACCGCGGCGACCCTCCGACGGCGCCCCGCCGATCTGCTCCCGTTTTACCTCCTCGGGACCGCGATCCCTGTTATCGCCCGGATGGGCCTCTTCGTGGCGCTCGCCGGGACGTACCTCCACTTCGAGTTGACCGGACGACTCGCCGACGCGCGTCGCGCGCTCGCCGAACTCGACGTGACGCCCCCCGAGACGCAGGACCCGGAGGCGCTACAGGCGTGGGCCGAGAGCATCGGGCCGGCGCTCGAACCCCTCGCGTCGCCGACCGCGGTCCTCCTCGTGACCGCCGGGACCGTCGCCACCCTGCTGTTGGCCGTCCTGACGTACGCCGCGGTCTCCGCCGGCCAGATGTCGGCGGTGGCGGGGCGGATTCGCGGCCAGCGAGGGCTCACAGCCGGGATCGACGGCGTGCGACGGCGTTGGGTCACGTTCCTCGGGCTCTACGTCGCCGAGTTCGTGGTGTGGGCGGGCGTGGTGTCGCTCGCGGCCGTCGCCGTCGGCGGGGCGTTCCTCGTCAATCCGTTCCTCGGGGCCGCCGTCGCGCTCTTCGGCCTGCTCGTCGTGTTGGTCGTCCTGCTCGCCGTCCGCGCCGTGTTCGCGTTCGCCCCGTCGGCGGTCGTCATCGACGAGACGGGCGTCGTCGGCGCCGTCGAAGGCGCCGGCGGGTTCATCCGTGCGAACCCGGTCGACGCGCTCGCGTACCTCGTCGTGGCCGTCGGCGTCCTCGTGGCCGTCTCGTCGGTCACGTCCGCGCTCGCGTTCCTCGGCGGCGGGGCCGTCGTCGCCCTCGGCAGCGCGGTCGTCGCCGCGCCCGCGCTCGACCTGCTCAAGACCGCGCTGTACGGCGACCACCGCGGCGTGCTCGCTCCCGTCGAGCCGGTCGGCGCGTCGCTCCGCGCCCAGTTCGTCGGCGGGGTCCGCCGCGGGTGGCGCGAGATGCGGACGTTCGTCCGGGACACGCCGGGCCTCCACGCGGTCGCCGTCCTCGTCGGCGTGGCGTTCGGCGCGGTCGGATGGCTTGCCGTCGACCCCTTCGTCGGCGCGGTTACCACCTCGATCGAATCGCGGCTGGTCGGCCATCTGCCGCCGGCGGCCGCGCTGAACTTCTTCGGGAACAACTGGTCGGTCGCCATCGCGACCGCCTTCGCGGGCACCGCGCTCGGTCTCCCCGCGCTCTCGTCCGTCGCGTTCAACAGCGTCGCGCTCGGCGCCATCGCGGCGCTCGAAGAGAACCTCGCCGCGCTGCTCGCCTTCGTCGCCCCGCACGGAATTTTCGAACTCCCGGCGCTTTTCATCTCCGGCGCGCTCGGGATCCACCTCGGAATCGCCTCGTGGCGAGCGTTTCGCGGGCGTCTCTCGCGTGAGAGGTTCGCCGACGCGCTCGAACGCGCGTTCTGGGTGTCGATCGGCGTCGGCGTGTTGATCGCGGTCGCCGCGGTCATCGAAGGGTTCGTGAGCCCGTACTACTGGCGGCCGTTCCTCTGA
- a CDS encoding MATE family efflux transporter: MDLSRLRRVWTRVFSLAWPVMAEQTFRTAMRTTDVLVTALFSPAAVVAIGLADLYARFPLRIGLGLGGGAIALSSQDTGAGATGTRDEAVTQAILVGALAGTPFVLFGFLFGEHAIDLFGRLVGKRTPAAVVALGSTYLAIVFATAPARHVALIAARALQGTGDTRTPMYVNVVANSVNIAGSICLGLGLFGLPRLEVVGVGLATAGANVLTAGLLCLAIWGPWTAASFARPRDPTIASQLLRVSAPRVLEGIGSEVAEFPFNALLLGFGEAVNAGFQIGRRVYQQVTAPLSRGYNVAASVLVGQSLGAGDAEEARFNGWAVAGLGVVTVGTIGLGLVALAPRFVPLFTDDAPTIAYAVDFARVYGVAGAAFVSFSALSGALQGASETRIPFVARVSAMFGLFLGASWALGRTAGFGPQGAYVGVSLAYVWMALVVAAGFRYSGWADRAAAMMAERTSERDANAAGDDAPSSTEASPESPPDRPSK, translated from the coding sequence ATGGACCTCTCGCGGCTGCGACGCGTCTGGACGCGGGTCTTTTCGCTCGCGTGGCCGGTGATGGCCGAGCAGACGTTCCGCACCGCGATGCGGACGACCGACGTGCTCGTCACCGCGCTGTTCTCCCCGGCGGCCGTCGTCGCGATCGGGCTCGCCGACCTCTACGCGCGGTTCCCGCTCCGGATCGGCCTCGGCCTCGGCGGCGGCGCGATCGCGCTCTCCTCGCAGGACACGGGGGCGGGCGCGACCGGCACGCGCGACGAGGCGGTGACGCAGGCGATCCTCGTGGGCGCGCTGGCGGGGACGCCCTTCGTGCTCTTCGGCTTCCTGTTCGGCGAGCACGCGATCGACCTCTTCGGGCGACTCGTCGGCAAGCGGACGCCCGCGGCGGTCGTCGCGCTCGGGTCGACGTACCTCGCGATCGTCTTCGCGACCGCCCCCGCGCGCCACGTCGCGTTGATCGCCGCCCGCGCGCTGCAGGGGACGGGCGACACCCGCACGCCGATGTACGTCAACGTCGTCGCCAACTCGGTCAACATCGCGGGGTCGATCTGTCTCGGGCTCGGGCTGTTCGGCCTCCCGCGGCTGGAGGTCGTCGGCGTCGGCCTCGCGACCGCCGGCGCCAACGTGCTCACGGCGGGGCTCCTGTGTCTCGCCATCTGGGGGCCGTGGACCGCCGCCTCGTTCGCCAGACCCCGCGACCCGACGATCGCGAGCCAGCTCCTCCGGGTGAGCGCGCCCCGCGTCCTCGAAGGCATCGGCTCGGAGGTCGCCGAATTCCCGTTCAACGCCCTGCTCCTCGGGTTCGGCGAGGCGGTCAACGCCGGGTTCCAGATCGGCCGGCGGGTGTACCAGCAGGTGACGGCTCCCCTCTCGCGGGGGTACAACGTCGCCGCCTCGGTGCTTGTCGGTCAGTCGCTCGGCGCGGGCGACGCCGAAGAAGCCCGGTTCAACGGGTGGGCCGTCGCGGGCCTGGGCGTGGTGACGGTCGGGACCATCGGGCTCGGACTCGTCGCGCTCGCTCCGCGCTTCGTACCGCTGTTCACCGACGACGCGCCCACGATCGCGTACGCGGTCGACTTCGCTCGGGTGTACGGCGTCGCCGGCGCCGCCTTCGTGTCGTTTTCGGCGCTCTCCGGGGCGTTACAGGGCGCCAGCGAGACCAGAATCCCCTTCGTCGCTCGGGTGTCAGCGATGTTCGGTCTCTTTCTCGGCGCGTCGTGGGCCCTCGGGAGAACGGCCGGATTCGGCCCGCAGGGCGCCTACGTCGGCGTGTCCCTCGCGTACGTCTGGATGGCGCTCGTCGTCGCCGCCGGCTTCCGCTACTCGGGGTGGGCCGACCGCGCCGCCGCGATGATGGCCGAGCGAACGAGCGAGCGCGACGCCAACGCAGCGGGAGACGACGCGCCGTCGTCTACGGAGGCGTCTCCGGAGTCGCCGCCGGACCGCCCCTCGAAGTGA
- a CDS encoding gamma-glutamylcyclotransferase — protein sequence MDVFVYGTLTEPERAAEVLDSYVYVGSATLFGLHLVEGRYPTLAPGGETGGRLLRTDESAALDAYESVETGLYRRVSVPLDAPEGHPDEAAVYVGDPDRLDADATWPGGADGPGAGTATDLGFAARVDRYVDRAAVRVGLNTRDPV from the coding sequence ATGGACGTGTTCGTGTACGGCACGCTGACCGAACCGGAGCGAGCCGCAGAGGTGCTCGACTCGTACGTGTACGTCGGCTCGGCGACGCTGTTCGGGCTTCACCTCGTCGAGGGGCGGTACCCGACGCTCGCGCCGGGCGGCGAGACGGGCGGTCGCCTCCTCCGGACCGACGAGTCGGCCGCGCTCGACGCCTACGAGTCCGTCGAGACGGGGCTGTACCGACGGGTGTCGGTCCCGCTCGACGCGCCGGAGGGGCACCCCGACGAGGCGGCGGTGTACGTCGGCGACCCGGACCGCCTCGACGCGGACGCGACGTGGCCGGGCGGAGCCGACGGCCCCGGCGCCGGGACCGCCACCGACCTCGGCTTCGCGGCTCGGGTCGATCGGTACGTCGACCGAGCGGCCGTTCGGGTCGGCCTGAACACCCGCGATCCCGTCTGA
- the ilvA gene encoding threonine ammonia-lyase — MISLSDVREARERVDDVARHTPLERSRTFSEMSGADVHLKLENFQRTGAFKIRGAMNRIATLSESEREAGVVTASAGNHAQGVALAADRAGVDATVVMPKFAPVSKVKATRGYGASVRLEGVDYDEAQAYAHELERQEGRTYVHAFDDPVVMAGQGTLGLEIVDDCPDLDTVVVPIGGGGLISGVAVAIKEQLPDARVVGVQAEGAASAAASLSAGEVTEIDSVDTIADGIATRSVGEQTLEVMAEYVDEVVTVDDREIALALTLLLERSKTLVEGAGAVALAAVLSEAFAYDDDETVVAALCGGNIDLNRLGTVIRRGLVQMGRYLKITIDLKDRPGELERVSSIVARTGANVYAVHHDRTSRDVAVNAAELELELETDDADHAADIVDALEADGYVVEILS; from the coding sequence ATGATCAGTCTCTCCGACGTTCGCGAGGCGCGAGAGCGCGTCGACGACGTGGCCCGCCACACCCCGCTAGAGCGGTCGCGGACCTTCTCCGAGATGAGCGGCGCCGACGTCCACCTCAAACTGGAGAACTTCCAGCGCACCGGCGCGTTCAAGATCCGCGGCGCGATGAACCGCATCGCCACCCTCTCCGAGTCCGAGCGCGAGGCCGGCGTGGTCACCGCGAGCGCGGGCAACCACGCGCAGGGGGTCGCGCTCGCGGCCGACCGCGCCGGCGTCGACGCCACCGTCGTGATGCCGAAGTTCGCGCCCGTCTCGAAGGTGAAGGCCACCCGCGGGTACGGCGCGAGCGTCAGGCTGGAGGGCGTCGACTACGACGAGGCGCAGGCGTACGCCCACGAGCTGGAGCGCCAGGAGGGCCGGACGTACGTCCACGCGTTCGACGACCCCGTGGTGATGGCGGGACAGGGGACGCTCGGCTTGGAGATCGTCGACGACTGTCCCGACTTGGACACCGTCGTCGTCCCGATCGGCGGCGGGGGGCTCATCTCCGGCGTCGCGGTCGCGATCAAAGAGCAACTCCCCGACGCGCGGGTCGTGGGCGTCCAAGCCGAGGGGGCGGCCTCGGCCGCCGCGTCGCTGTCGGCGGGCGAGGTCACCGAGATCGACAGCGTCGACACGATCGCCGACGGGATCGCCACGCGGTCGGTCGGCGAACAGACCCTCGAAGTCATGGCCGAGTACGTCGACGAGGTCGTCACGGTCGACGACCGCGAGATCGCCTTGGCGCTCACGCTGCTCTTAGAGCGCTCGAAGACGCTCGTGGAGGGGGCCGGCGCCGTCGCGCTCGCGGCCGTCCTCTCCGAGGCGTTCGCGTACGACGACGACGAGACGGTCGTCGCCGCGCTCTGTGGCGGCAACATCGATCTCAACCGCCTCGGGACCGTGATCCGGCGCGGCCTCGTCCAGATGGGCCGCTACCTGAAGATCACGATCGATTTAAAAGACCGCCCCGGCGAACTGGAGCGCGTCTCCAGTATCGTCGCCCGGACCGGCGCGAACGTCTACGCGGTCCACCACGACCGCACCTCGCGGGACGTGGCGGTCAACGCCGCCGAACTGGAACTCGAATTGGAGACCGACGACGCCGACCACGCCGCCGACATCGTCGACGCGCTCGAAGCGGACGGGTACGTGGTCGAGATTCTCTCGTGA
- a CDS encoding zinc ribbon domain-containing protein — protein sequence MPTVQFTCSDCAQTIEVNDEMRETILDVGCPVCTTAAATDDFEDE from the coding sequence TTGCCCACCGTTCAATTCACCTGCTCGGACTGCGCACAGACCATCGAGGTCAACGACGAGATGCGGGAGACGATCCTCGACGTGGGGTGTCCGGTCTGCACGACCGCGGCCGCCACGGACGACTTCGAGGACGAGTAG
- a CDS encoding ABC transporter permease → MTRAGRIATEASAAARSFLRRRTAVFFTFFFPVILVVIFGALVQTQPTGGGLFAEPAGYYIPGYLAVVVLFTPLSRVGSEIARHRDGGRFEKLATTPLSRTEWLLAHTLVNIAIIGAASLLILGLVLAVTDAEPVVSPALAVLPVFVVVAVALFCGLGALLGALADSQDGVIAASNTVALPLLFLSETFVSPALLPEWFLPAVAASPLTYFARGTRAIVFEPGPWLGDLAVLSVLAVAFLALGAYAVPQTD, encoded by the coding sequence ATGACCCGCGCGGGGCGGATCGCGACCGAGGCGAGCGCGGCGGCGCGGTCGTTCCTCCGGCGGCGGACGGCGGTGTTCTTCACCTTCTTTTTCCCCGTCATCCTCGTGGTCATCTTCGGCGCGTTGGTCCAGACGCAGCCGACCGGCGGCGGGCTGTTCGCCGAGCCGGCCGGCTACTACATCCCCGGCTACCTCGCGGTCGTCGTGCTGTTCACGCCGCTGTCGCGGGTCGGCTCGGAGATCGCCAGGCACCGCGACGGCGGGCGGTTCGAGAAGCTGGCGACCACGCCGCTCTCGCGCACCGAGTGGCTGCTCGCGCACACCCTCGTCAACATCGCGATCATCGGCGCGGCGAGCCTGCTCATCTTGGGGCTCGTCCTGGCCGTGACCGACGCCGAGCCGGTCGTCTCGCCGGCGCTCGCGGTGTTGCCCGTCTTCGTGGTCGTTGCCGTCGCGCTCTTCTGCGGGCTCGGCGCGCTGCTCGGCGCGCTCGCGGACTCACAGGACGGGGTGATCGCCGCGAGCAACACGGTCGCGCTCCCCCTCCTCTTCCTCTCCGAGACGTTCGTCTCGCCGGCGCTGCTGCCGGAGTGGTTCCTGCCGGCGGTGGCGGCCTCGCCGCTGACGTACTTCGCGCGGGGGACCCGAGCGATCGTCTTCGAACCCGGCCCGTGGCTCGGCGACCTAGCGGTGCTGTCGGTGCTCGCCGTCGCGTTCCTGGCGCTCGGTGCGTACGCGGTGCCGCAGACCGACTGA